In Alkalihalobacterium alkalinitrilicum, a genomic segment contains:
- a CDS encoding YhdT family protein, whose amino-acid sequence MSKEIDQRDPRFKIAHREALIGVGLVIFNFIWWYGFAYGLGSAPVEEYTYVLGLPAWFFYSCVLGFLVMVVLVIFVVKVWFKDVSFEDEEESK is encoded by the coding sequence ATGAGTAAAGAAATTGATCAGAGAGATCCTCGATTTAAGATCGCTCATCGCGAAGCGTTGATAGGTGTAGGGCTTGTAATTTTTAATTTTATTTGGTGGTATGGGTTTGCGTATGGGTTAGGTTCGGCTCCAGTTGAGGAGTATACATATGTTTTGGGTTTGCCTGCTTGGTTTTTTTATAGCTGTGTACTCGGTTTTCTAGTAATGGTCGTCTTAGTTATTTTTGTTGTAAAGGTATGGTTTAAAGATGTGTCTTTTGAGGATGAGGAGGAGTCAAAATGA
- a CDS encoding MogA/MoaB family molybdenum cofactor biosynthesis protein: MSTFEHKMEAPKSVNCMIITVSDTRTLETDKSGGLIKELLEKNGHIVTEYQIVKDEYAEIQSLLKRAEKRADVDVVLLNGGTGIALRDTTYEAVKDLLHKEMPGFGEIFRYLSYAEDIGTAAILSRAVAGVYGSKAVFSMPGSSGAVKLAMSRIIIPELGHVVREIRKDLR; encoded by the coding sequence ATGTCTACATTTGAACATAAGATGGAAGCGCCAAAATCGGTAAACTGTATGATTATTACCGTTTCGGATACTCGAACGCTGGAGACGGATAAAAGTGGTGGGCTAATTAAAGAGTTACTTGAAAAAAATGGACATATTGTAACTGAGTATCAAATTGTGAAAGATGAGTATGCTGAAATACAAAGCTTGCTTAAACGAGCAGAAAAGAGAGCCGATGTTGATGTGGTCCTTTTAAATGGGGGAACAGGAATTGCCCTGCGTGATACAACCTATGAAGCAGTAAAAGACTTGTTACATAAAGAGATGCCAGGATTCGGAGAGATTTTTCGTTACTTAAGTTATGCCGAAGACATAGGAACAGCAGCTATTTTAAGTCGTGCAGTTGCTGGAGTTTATGGTTCGAAGGCAGTATTTTCCATGCCTGGATCATCTGGTGCAGTAAAACTTGCGATGTCACGCATTATTATTCCAGAACTCGGTCACGTTGTACGAGAAATTCGAAAAGATTTGAGATAA
- the moaC gene encoding cyclic pyranopterin monophosphate synthase MoaC — translation MSDLTHFNEQGRAKMVDISEKEVTTRIAIAQSSIKVNQEIYTKIIEGTFKKGDVLAVAQVAGVMAAKNTSSWIPMCHPLQLTGVDIAFRWETNEPDHYELHIEVTVKTTGKTGVEMEALTAASATALTIYDMCKAVDKGMIIGQTFLQKKSGGKSGDYVR, via the coding sequence ATGAGTGATCTAACCCATTTTAACGAACAAGGCCGAGCAAAGATGGTCGACATTTCTGAAAAAGAAGTGACAACTCGAATTGCTATTGCTCAATCTAGTATAAAAGTAAACCAAGAAATCTATACAAAAATTATTGAAGGAACCTTCAAGAAAGGCGATGTCCTAGCAGTTGCCCAAGTGGCAGGTGTAATGGCTGCAAAAAATACATCCAGCTGGATCCCAATGTGTCATCCTTTGCAATTAACTGGAGTCGACATTGCGTTTCGTTGGGAAACGAATGAGCCTGATCATTATGAATTACATATAGAAGTCACTGTTAAAACAACAGGTAAAACAGGAGTCGAGATGGAAGCTTTAACAGCAGCATCTGCGACTGCATTAACCATTTACGATATGTGTAAAGCAGTCGATAAAGGCATGATTATCGGACAAACATTCCTCCAGAAAAAATCAGGTGGTAAAAGCGGCGACTATGTTAGGTAA
- a CDS encoding AimR family lysis-lysogeny pheromone receptor: MLKQMIKNEIEKEKGLASKLVNISSLKSKSSLYKFLNETDREMDNFEGLLEMVRFLFSNREFEIMGSYLREVNPNGKTARISLEYATINRLNSLKKYMLEKLDASKNAESREWAKTYEIDQQVMDGQISPSDANILLEDLKLKSQEMKVLSKVFMIYNFFDLKMMDRCQQVGFLLEDSIDELSKYPFLKKSLRCRIGLINMYFGIREDGIRYGEHVIENAVSILTKATAYQAIGILYISESYEVAYSYLTKALEIYSEVNSNNIISTKQTINFLQNYWHKEPEYLDFKSQDIYSLHEVAFYFIQKKQHDKALEILNKIDRDDLKHFVKGFHYFYRGLISKRREDFLESLVHFKYANQKMFVHFPLLELKKLGEDELTLKVLQI, from the coding sequence ATGTTAAAGCAAATGATAAAAAATGAAATAGAAAAAGAAAAGGGTTTAGCTAGTAAACTAGTAAATATCTCAAGCCTAAAGAGTAAATCTTCGTTATATAAATTTCTTAATGAAACAGATCGTGAAATGGATAATTTTGAAGGTTTATTGGAAATGGTTCGCTTTCTATTTTCTAATCGGGAATTCGAAATTATGGGTTCGTATTTACGAGAAGTTAATCCTAATGGGAAGACAGCTAGAATCAGTCTTGAGTATGCAACCATCAATCGTTTAAATAGTTTAAAAAAATACATGTTGGAAAAACTAGATGCTAGTAAAAATGCAGAAAGTAGAGAATGGGCGAAAACATATGAAATAGACCAACAAGTCATGGATGGACAAATTTCACCTAGTGATGCTAATATTCTTTTAGAAGATTTAAAACTTAAATCACAAGAAATGAAAGTTTTATCTAAGGTTTTTATGATCTATAACTTTTTTGACTTGAAAATGATGGATCGATGTCAACAAGTTGGATTTTTATTAGAAGATAGTATTGATGAATTAAGTAAATATCCTTTTTTAAAGAAATCATTACGTTGCCGAATTGGGCTTATCAATATGTATTTCGGGATTCGTGAAGATGGGATCCGTTATGGTGAACATGTTATAGAGAATGCAGTCAGTATTCTAACGAAGGCGACGGCTTATCAAGCGATCGGAATTCTATACATTAGTGAAAGTTATGAGGTTGCTTATTCATATTTAACAAAAGCATTGGAAATATACAGCGAAGTGAATTCTAATAATATTATTTCGACTAAACAAACGATTAATTTTCTACAAAACTATTGGCATAAAGAACCTGAATATCTAGATTTTAAATCACAAGACATCTATTCTCTTCACGAAGTTGCTTTTTACTTCATTCAAAAAAAACAGCACGATAAAGCGCTAGAGATCTTAAATAAAATCGACAGAGATGATCTAAAACATTTTGTTAAAGGGTTTCATTACTTTTACCGAGGGCTTATCTCAAAACGTCGTGAAGACTTTTTAGAATCTTTAGTACATTTTAAATATGCGAATCAAAAAATGTTTGTCCATTTTCCTTTATTAGAGTTAAAAAAACTTGGCGAAGATGAATTGACTTTGAAAGTATTACAAATTTAA
- a CDS encoding molybdenum cofactor guanylyltransferase, translated as MNSYQIVGIVLAGGASRRFGEPKALYHIDGRPFFQYSIEALKNTVENITIVSQPELLESIKQQTTYEVIFDVEKFRGFGPLAGIYTCMKKVQSEWYVTLPCDTPFITEEIIIRLLSYTKKYPEQDAFIPKIAGKNQPLIAVYHRRCLPTVEKHLKEHQLKMGALFKVINTKFLDENEFNNFEAFRNINTKKDIAPD; from the coding sequence ATGAATTCTTATCAAATAGTAGGTATTGTATTAGCTGGTGGAGCATCGCGCCGGTTCGGGGAACCAAAAGCCCTTTATCATATAGACGGAAGACCTTTTTTTCAATACAGTATTGAGGCTTTAAAAAATACAGTCGAAAACATTACAATTGTTAGTCAACCTGAACTACTTGAATCGATTAAACAACAAACAACGTATGAAGTTATTTTCGATGTAGAGAAATTTCGTGGTTTTGGACCACTTGCTGGTATTTATACTTGTATGAAAAAAGTACAATCCGAATGGTACGTCACTCTCCCGTGCGATACGCCATTCATTACAGAAGAAATAATTATACGTTTACTCTCATACACCAAAAAATATCCCGAACAAGATGCTTTCATTCCAAAAATCGCGGGGAAAAATCAACCTCTAATTGCTGTGTACCATAGACGTTGCTTACCAACGGTTGAAAAACATTTGAAAGAACATCAATTAAAAATGGGGGCCCTTTTTAAAGTCATTAATACAAAATTTCTCGATGAAAATGAATTCAACAATTTTGAAGCATTTCGAAATATTAATACGAAAAAAGATATTGCACCTGACTAG
- the panF gene encoding sodium/pantothenate symporter — MNWPVIIPLIIFLLTIFAVGLWSSRYLKTTNNFLQEYFLGSRELGGFILAMTMIATYGSASSFIGGPGVAYTQGLGWVLLAMAQVATGYFVLMVLGKKFAIYARKYKAITLIDFLRQRYESKWVVLFSAFSIIIFLFSAMAAQWVGGARLIESLTGLSYTSALFIFAVAVLVYVIIGGFRAVALTDTIQGVVMFFGTLIILVGTIIAGGGISNIVSELVAENPNLVTPYGHDGSLTPAYVSSFWILVGVGVVALPQVTVRAMAYKNSKAMHRALITGTIVVGFIMLGMHLIGVFARPILPGIEVGDSVMPLIALEVLPPWLAGIVLAAPMAAIMSTVDSLLLLVSSAVVKDVYLNYIKPSASERQVKRMSIGVTTILGLFVFGLALSPPDLLIWLNLFAFGGLEAAFIWPVIMGLYWQRGNKYGALSSMFVGVSTYILIHTYSPNIFGVHSVVFPIVLSFLTFVIVSLVTKQNTRIEQVHV; from the coding sequence ATGAATTGGCCTGTCATCATCCCTCTCATTATTTTTTTATTGACAATATTTGCTGTAGGTCTTTGGTCTTCAAGGTATTTAAAAACAACGAATAATTTTTTACAGGAATACTTTTTAGGGAGTCGAGAACTCGGGGGGTTTATTCTCGCGATGACGATGATTGCGACTTATGGAAGTGCAAGTAGTTTCATAGGGGGGCCTGGTGTTGCTTATACCCAAGGCTTAGGATGGGTCCTTTTAGCAATGGCTCAAGTGGCTACAGGATACTTTGTTTTAATGGTACTAGGGAAAAAATTTGCAATTTATGCGAGGAAGTATAAAGCGATTACGTTAATCGATTTTTTAAGACAGCGTTATGAAAGTAAGTGGGTCGTTTTATTTTCAGCATTTAGTATTATTATTTTTCTGTTCTCAGCGATGGCAGCTCAATGGGTAGGTGGTGCCAGGTTAATTGAGTCGTTAACGGGGCTCAGCTATACGTCGGCCTTATTCATTTTTGCAGTAGCTGTACTCGTTTATGTTATTATCGGTGGTTTTAGGGCTGTTGCTCTTACGGATACGATTCAAGGTGTTGTAATGTTTTTTGGAACATTAATTATATTAGTAGGAACGATTATTGCTGGTGGTGGGATTTCGAATATCGTTTCAGAGCTTGTTGCCGAAAACCCTAATCTTGTTACCCCATATGGTCATGATGGTAGTTTAACGCCAGCGTATGTATCTTCTTTTTGGATTTTAGTAGGTGTCGGGGTGGTCGCTTTACCTCAAGTAACAGTTCGAGCGATGGCTTATAAAAATTCCAAAGCAATGCATCGTGCACTGATCACAGGGACGATTGTGGTTGGCTTTATTATGCTTGGAATGCATTTGATCGGGGTGTTTGCTAGACCTATTTTACCTGGTATTGAGGTGGGAGACTCGGTAATGCCTTTGATTGCATTAGAAGTATTGCCACCGTGGCTAGCAGGAATTGTGTTAGCAGCACCGATGGCAGCGATCATGTCCACGGTTGATTCGCTATTATTGCTTGTTAGTTCAGCCGTAGTAAAAGATGTGTATTTAAACTATATCAAACCAAGTGCATCAGAACGCCAAGTGAAGAGGATGAGTATCGGTGTTACAACTATATTAGGGCTATTTGTGTTTGGTTTAGCATTAAGCCCACCAGATTTATTAATTTGGTTAAATTTATTTGCATTCGGAGGGTTGGAGGCTGCATTCATCTGGCCAGTGATTATGGGGCTTTATTGGCAAAGAGGAAACAAATACGGAGCATTGTCCTCGATGTTTGTTGGTGTGAGTACGTATATACTTATTCATACGTACTCACCTAATATATTTGGAGTTCATTCGGTTGTTTTTCCAATTGTTCTTTCATTTCTTACGTTCGTCATCGTTAGTTTAGTAACGAAACAAAACACACGAATAGAACAGGTTCATGTTTGA
- the pflB gene encoding formate C-acetyltransferase: MSHPQGFKKGNWNQEIDVRDFIQKNYTLYNGDDTFLVPATESTKQLWEQVMELTKKERENGGVYNLDTELVSTITSHGPSYLDKEKEAIVGFQTDEPFKRSLQPYGGIRMAATACEAYGYEMNKDVDRFFSEHRKTHNQGVFDAYTDEMKLARKVGIITGLPDAYGRGRIIGDYRRVALYGVDFLISDKKQSLQEMGSRMSEEVIRLREEIAEQIKSLQELKKLAASYGFDISEPATSSKEAFQWLYFGYLAAIKEQNGAAMSLGRVSTFLDIYIENDIEEGRLTEEEAQELVDHFVMKLRLVKFARTPDYNDLFSGDPTWVTESIGGVGLDGRPLVTKTSFRFIHTLTNLGPAPEPNLTVIWSTNLPENFKRYCAKMSIQTSSIQYENDDLMRVEFGDDYGIACCVSAMRIGKQMQFFGARANLAKALLYAINGGIDEKAKIQVTPMFGKVQKEYLDFEEVMEKFDYVMDWLAELYINTLNIIHFMHDKYNYERIEMALHDNEILRTMATGIAGLSVVADSLSAVKYAKVKTIRDENGIVVDYEVEGDYPQYGNNDDRVDEIAQDIVRRFMKKLKKYDTYRDAKTTMSILTITSNVVYGKKTGNTPDGRKDGEPFAPGANPLHGRDKKGALASLNSVAKLPYHHSLDGISNTFSIVPKALGKEREDQVTNLAAILDGYSEKNGHHLNINVFDRETLLDAMEHQELYPQLTIRVSGYAVNFIKLTKEQQLDVINRTFHDSIGAKQPVLN; this comes from the coding sequence ATGAGTCATCCACAAGGTTTCAAAAAAGGGAATTGGAATCAAGAAATTGATGTGAGAGATTTTATACAAAAAAATTATACATTATACAATGGTGATGATACTTTTCTTGTCCCTGCAACAGAAAGTACAAAACAGTTATGGGAACAGGTCATGGAACTAACGAAAAAAGAGCGTGAAAACGGTGGGGTTTACAATCTAGATACTGAATTGGTTTCTACGATTACATCACATGGACCCTCTTATTTAGATAAAGAAAAAGAAGCGATAGTCGGTTTTCAAACGGATGAACCGTTCAAGCGATCGTTACAACCATATGGTGGTATTCGCATGGCAGCTACTGCTTGTGAAGCGTATGGCTATGAAATGAACAAAGACGTAGACCGTTTTTTTTCAGAGCATCGTAAAACACACAATCAAGGCGTATTTGATGCATATACAGATGAAATGAAGCTTGCTAGAAAAGTGGGAATTATCACGGGTTTACCTGATGCTTATGGGCGCGGTAGAATCATCGGTGATTATCGACGGGTAGCTTTATATGGTGTAGATTTTTTAATTAGTGATAAGAAACAATCACTTCAAGAAATGGGAAGTAGAATGTCAGAAGAAGTTATTCGTTTAAGAGAAGAGATAGCAGAGCAGATCAAATCGCTGCAAGAATTGAAAAAACTTGCTGCTTCTTACGGATTTGATATCTCTGAGCCTGCAACTTCGTCAAAAGAAGCATTTCAATGGTTGTATTTCGGTTATTTAGCGGCAATTAAAGAGCAAAATGGAGCAGCGATGAGTTTAGGACGGGTATCGACGTTCTTAGATATTTACATTGAAAATGACATTGAAGAAGGACGTTTAACAGAAGAAGAGGCCCAAGAGTTAGTTGATCACTTTGTCATGAAACTTCGTCTTGTAAAGTTTGCGAGAACTCCAGATTACAACGATCTTTTTAGTGGGGACCCAACTTGGGTAACCGAGTCAATTGGAGGAGTTGGTTTGGACGGTAGACCGTTAGTAACGAAAACGTCATTCCGCTTTATCCATACATTAACGAACTTAGGACCTGCTCCTGAGCCAAACTTAACTGTCATTTGGTCCACTAATTTACCAGAGAATTTTAAGCGCTATTGTGCGAAAATGTCGATTCAAACGAGTTCGATTCAGTATGAAAATGATGACTTGATGCGAGTGGAATTCGGTGATGATTATGGAATTGCTTGCTGTGTATCGGCCATGCGTATTGGTAAGCAGATGCAATTTTTCGGAGCTCGTGCCAACTTAGCTAAAGCACTATTATATGCAATAAACGGCGGTATCGATGAAAAAGCGAAAATCCAAGTAACACCGATGTTTGGAAAAGTTCAAAAAGAGTACCTTGATTTTGAAGAAGTTATGGAGAAATTTGATTATGTTATGGACTGGTTAGCTGAACTTTATATTAACACTTTAAATATTATCCATTTCATGCACGATAAGTATAACTACGAGCGAATCGAAATGGCACTACATGACAATGAAATTCTTCGAACGATGGCTACTGGGATTGCTGGTTTGTCCGTTGTCGCTGACTCTCTAAGCGCGGTCAAATATGCGAAAGTTAAAACGATTCGTGATGAAAACGGGATTGTAGTGGATTATGAAGTAGAAGGCGATTATCCTCAATACGGAAATAATGATGATCGAGTTGATGAAATTGCTCAGGATATAGTAAGACGTTTTATGAAAAAATTGAAAAAATATGATACCTATCGTGATGCAAAGACGACGATGTCAATCTTAACAATTACATCAAATGTCGTCTACGGTAAGAAAACTGGGAATACACCTGATGGAAGGAAGGACGGTGAGCCATTTGCACCTGGAGCTAACCCACTTCATGGAAGAGATAAAAAAGGTGCACTTGCTTCACTTAATTCAGTAGCGAAACTCCCGTATCATCATTCGTTAGATGGAATTTCAAACACATTCTCGATCGTCCCGAAAGCATTAGGAAAAGAGCGAGAAGATCAGGTCACGAATTTAGCGGCAATCTTAGATGGTTATTCCGAAAAAAATGGGCATCATTTAAATATAAACGTGTTTGACCGTGAGACGTTACTTGATGCGATGGAGCATCAAGAATTATATCCACAGTTAACGATTCGTGTATCTGGCTATGCGGTAAACTTTATTAAATTAACGAAAGAACAACAGTTAGATGTTATAAATCGTACGTTCCATGACTCAATCGGAGCGAAACAACCAGTATTAAATTAA
- a CDS encoding MFS transporter, producing the protein MAKITKWEPENETFWEDEGKKIARKNLILSVFSLILAFIVWQLWSVTAVRLNDVGFNFTSSELFTLAALPGLTGATLRLFYTFMPGLIGGKKTTLLTTALLLIPAIGIGFAVQNPETSFTTMVILAALCGLGGGNLASSTATLNPFYPKKAKGTANGINVGIGNLGVSVVQFATPIVIGLGFIGALTGGGQTLADGSVVYIQNAAFIWVIPIIASLIATLFFMDELPVPKPNIKSQLSVLKMKHMWVMTWLYVMCFGSFIGFAAAFPLLIRAEFPEINVMSYAFLGALVGASIRPFGGWISDKVNSGAKVTFWTIIVMIAATFSVIFFLNNGNFTGFLLSFLVLFAGTGIANGSTFRMVPFIFEEKFAAPVLGLIAAFAAYGAYFIPKIFGWSIDTTGDANLALYIFIGYYVISLIVNWFFFSRKNAEVKC; encoded by the coding sequence ATGGCGAAAATAACGAAATGGGAGCCAGAAAACGAGACGTTTTGGGAAGATGAAGGGAAAAAGATTGCTAGAAAGAACTTAATTTTATCAGTATTTTCTTTAATTTTAGCTTTCATTGTATGGCAATTATGGTCCGTTACAGCTGTCCGTTTAAATGATGTAGGCTTTAACTTTACAAGTAGTGAATTATTTACGTTAGCTGCACTTCCCGGATTAACAGGTGCAACTTTACGTTTATTCTATACATTTATGCCTGGTTTAATTGGCGGGAAAAAAACAACATTATTAACTACAGCCTTATTATTAATACCAGCAATCGGGATTGGATTTGCCGTTCAAAACCCAGAAACAAGTTTTACTACAATGGTAATTCTTGCGGCTTTATGTGGACTTGGTGGAGGAAACTTAGCATCGTCTACTGCTACATTAAATCCGTTTTATCCGAAAAAAGCAAAAGGTACGGCCAATGGAATTAACGTTGGTATCGGTAACTTAGGTGTAAGTGTTGTTCAGTTTGCAACTCCAATTGTTATTGGGTTAGGGTTTATTGGTGCACTCACTGGTGGTGGCCAAACATTAGCAGATGGTAGTGTCGTTTACATTCAAAATGCAGCATTTATCTGGGTCATTCCTATTATTGCTTCACTGATCGCTACGCTTTTCTTTATGGATGAACTTCCTGTTCCTAAACCGAACATTAAGAGTCAATTATCTGTATTAAAAATGAAACATATGTGGGTTATGACATGGCTTTACGTAATGTGCTTTGGATCGTTCATCGGATTTGCGGCAGCTTTCCCTTTATTGATCCGTGCTGAGTTCCCAGAGATTAACGTTATGAGTTATGCCTTTTTAGGGGCATTAGTTGGAGCTTCTATTCGTCCATTTGGTGGATGGATTTCTGATAAAGTGAATAGCGGTGCAAAAGTAACATTTTGGACCATAATTGTAATGATCGCAGCAACATTTAGCGTTATTTTCTTCTTAAACAATGGTAATTTTACTGGCTTCTTACTTTCATTCTTAGTGTTATTTGCTGGAACAGGAATTGCCAACGGTTCAACTTTCCGAATGGTTCCGTTTATTTTTGAAGAGAAATTTGCAGCACCCGTTCTAGGGTTAATCGCAGCATTTGCCGCTTACGGTGCCTACTTTATTCCAAAAATTTTCGGATGGTCTATTGATACTACTGGTGATGCCAACTTAGCTTTATATATCTTTATCGGATACTACGTCATCAGCTTAATCGTAAACTGGTTCTTCTTTTCAAGAAAAAATGCTGAAGTAAAATGTTAA
- the mobB gene encoding molybdopterin-guanine dinucleotide biosynthesis protein B produces the protein MGVILEIIQVAGFSNSGKTTLIENIVKSLKELNKSVSVIKHHGHENRLVALDAGKDSAKFRDAGATGTTVVAGNTIQMHFDQEKSWSVSDALRFQQFLNIDVVIIEGFKQEPFPKVVIVRREEDVQLLQQLKNIQVIIVWNNIKLQGNFGVPIFVIDEFDEFFEWLMNNWLEINRNKKEVEE, from the coding sequence ATGGGAGTAATTCTGGAAATTATTCAAGTCGCAGGTTTTAGCAATTCGGGGAAAACAACATTAATTGAAAACATCGTAAAAAGTTTAAAGGAACTAAACAAGAGCGTTTCCGTCATTAAACATCATGGCCATGAAAATCGTTTAGTTGCATTAGATGCAGGAAAGGATTCGGCGAAATTTCGTGATGCAGGTGCAACAGGCACGACGGTAGTTGCGGGGAACACCATACAAATGCATTTTGATCAGGAAAAAAGTTGGTCGGTGTCAGATGCTCTTCGATTTCAACAGTTTTTAAACATTGACGTAGTCATCATCGAAGGTTTTAAACAGGAACCGTTTCCGAAGGTTGTCATAGTTAGAAGAGAAGAAGATGTTCAATTGCTCCAGCAACTTAAAAACATTCAAGTCATTATCGTTTGGAACAATATAAAACTTCAGGGGAATTTCGGTGTTCCTATTTTTGTAATAGATGAATTTGATGAATTTTTTGAATGGTTAATGAATAATTGGTTAGAGATAAACAGGAATAAAAAAGAGGTAGAGGAGTGA